AGATACTCCACTGAGTCCTGGAGGAACTCACACTTGCTGCGTTTCATTCTCACTCCATATTTCTCCAGTCTTGACATCACTTTGTTCAGCACTACAAGGTGCTCTCCAATAGTTGGTGCTGACACGAGGATGTCGTCCATGAAGCACACAACATGGTCTATACCGTCCAAGATCTGATCCATTGTTTGTTGGAATATCGCTGGAGCTGTCGAGATTCCATAGGCCAAGCGATTGAATCTGAATAGCCccttgtgtgtattgatggtcAGATACTGTTCTGACTCTGGATCCAGCTTCAGTTGCTGATAAGTGAATGCTAGGTCCAGCTTACTGAAAACCTTCCCACCAGCTAGAGTGGCAAACAGATCTTCAGCGTTTGGTAGTGGATATTCCTCTGGTAGTATGCAGCGATTTACTGTGACCTTGTAGTCACCGCACATTCTGACGGTCTTGTCTTTCTTTGGGACTACAACAATCGGAGCGGCCCAGTCACTCCTCGCTACTTTCGTGATTATGTTATTCTTCTGTAGGCGGTCCAGGTGGTTTGTGAAAGATAGGCTTGGTTCCTTCTTGCACTCTGACTTTTGCTGTGAAGTCTTGTATTTCACcgtagccatctttgaaaagttATTTGTGCTTCTCCAGCATGTTAGTGAGTGTAGCCTGACTCACTGGTTTGTCATTTCTCAGACTGAAGATTTCTCCCCAGTTCAACTTGATCTTTTGTAGCCAGTTTCTGCCTAGCAAGGCTGATTTTTCTCCTTTAACAATGACAAGCGGTAGCGTCCACTCCTTTCCCTCATATCGGACTTGTACCTGGATCTGCCCTAACACAGGAATAGTGTCACCAGTGTATGAAGAAAGGCGGATGGACGCGGGCTGAAGAGGACACTCTTTCAGTTTTTCTTTGTAGAGTCTCTCTGGAACCAGAGATACAGACGCTCCGGTGTCCAGCTGCATTTTAACCTGTTTTCCCGCTAACTCCATGTTGAGATAGATTCCATCTTTTAGTTGTTGAGCTGTGTACACTGAACAGTTCCACTACTGTTTCAGTTGTACCTTCCTCTTCTTGTGCTGCGTCTGACACTTTGTGCGCTCTTGCTGTGCGTTTTGAGGCCTTACTGTAAATGTCCAACCTTTCCACAATTGTGGCACTTTTCATTTTGGAATCGACATTCACTGTGCTGATGATTATCTCCCCCACATCTGTAGCAACTTGCTAGACCTTTGAGATGTGGGCTGCTTTGTTCTTGTGTAACCTTGAGGACGGGACTGAAAAAAGTGTGACTTTTGTGAGCTTTTTCCACCACGTGCATCACTGATCTTGTGAACACCATTCTGATGTTCTGCATGTCCCGATAGCTCAATAGTATACCTGTGGGCAAGCTCGAGTCCAAGTGCTATATCACAGGCTTTCTTACAGGTCAGGTCCTTCTCTGACAAGAGCCTTCTGTGATATGCTTCACCTGTGAGACCACATACAAACTTGTCTCGGAGAGCATCATCAAGAAATCGTGCAAACTCACATGTTCTTGCCAGCCTTTTCAAAGCAAGGATGTAGTCAGCCACGGTTTCCCCTTGACTCTGGTCACCAGTGGTAAAATCTGAAACGTTCTGCAATGAGAATTGGCTTAGGCTTGAAATACCTTGAAAGAGTTTCAGTCAGTTCTGCATAGTTCAACTCCACTGCTTTCATTGGTTCAATGAGACCTTTCAGCAATCCATACTCAGTTGGACccaaaacactgagaaatacGTCTGCTTTCTTTCCATCTTTGATTTCATTTGCAGCCAGCCAACGCTCAAAACGCACCAAATAGGAATCAAAATCCTCTTTTGTAGCCTCAAACTCTGGTACTCGACCAATGGTTGCCATTCAGTTAATTGTTCAGTTTCCTTATTCCTTAATTTTCACCTAACTCTTCACTTCAGAAGTTTCTGCAATTACTTCATTCACTGCACTCATTTGTAATTATGTACACACCGTGTACAATATTTCTTCACTGAGATCGCCTAATTTCAATGAcagttttttatatttatttaaccacAAGAGGGCAGTGTCGCTGTTCTGGACTCCAATAGTCTTGCTACTTGGCAGCTCCTGAATACTGTACTAGCAGTGCTAGCCTTCTCTACTGGCGAAAGAAAATCAAAAATAACTGACGAATTACATAATTATTTTGAGTTTCATTACTCACGCAACATTCTTCCCTTCAAGCAATGTCCGTTTATGTAGTTTAATCACCTCGTCGCCactgtaatatttgtgttgtggagaaatgaccaggcaggagacgggaGTACAGTTAGTTTTCGTTTAGTCAAAACCCCTCGTGCTCTACAGTTCGCGGCACCCCAggtgcgcatgtgcatttcctattaggtgtagtaacgtaacactgccgtaatgcattactgcttagtaacagcacagtaactaatataaaccgatgtagatcccagatactacaATTCAAACTTTGTGACAGCAAAGTGCTATGAAGGGAAATAGGTTCCAAAGGCAAGGTGAATATTCAGAAATAACGTTGGCTCAAATTAATAACGAGCAATACATTTCTAGGGCCTTACTTGACCTAAAATGTCATTCTTGGAACCAGTCGATTAGATTAGTTTATTAGTCGGTCGCAGATGAAATTGTAGGGTACAGTGAAGTTCTTAATTCTTAAGATCTgaactccaacagtgcaggtcaaAAAGATAAGTGAatgaaacaataataataatatgcatactatatacatatttatttacAACATTTACAAACCAACAGCCTGCATTCATCCAGTTTGTATAAATTATGATAGATGTGTGACATGAAGCTATATTGGGCAAAGGCGTAACAATGACTGTCTTGGACAAATAGACATTTGGCTTAAAACATGTATTCATTCATGGGCAATATGTGTGCATGTCCTGATCATATCAGCTTACTACATCTGTCTTCCCTCACCAAACCCATCaatgatttgatttatttgactATAATATATCAGTTATGGCCAACAGAGGGCAACATTTATCCATATAATACGATAAAACCTCACTGAACCTAAATTAATTGGGTTACATTGTAAAAAAAATTCAGATATCGTATGTGATCAGAAACAATGCATTAATTTCCCGGAGTGGTCGCTCTGTGCTTTTGTAGTTGACGTCATAATGTACGATGGAATATAGAAGCCTATGACGTAAACGAACTCAAGAAAATGTTTAGTGCGCTGCTTTTGCCTCAGTTGAGCTGATGCTTTGCAAAGGAcagtcatcctcatgttcaaatAAATCACTTTGAGTGGACAAAGAAGACATTCTGTGTAAGTACAGCATAACTGGCCAAGatgttgtaaaaaaaatgtttgaaatgtattttaaaatgtatttgtttatttaaaaaaaaagtcagGTCCAATCTGAAGGGTGCCTGAAAGCACAATGGATAGAAATCATAAACCGTTGAGAAACATTCTTCTAAAAGTAAGACTCATAAGTGATGAAAAAATGTTTGTTCATTCTGGGGCTATCCCTCTTGATATGTAATGAGGCTATCTTCTTGGTAGTATAACCTATATGCTGTAAAAAACAGATTGATATGATTTATAGTTGGAAAAGTGGGCATAATTAAATGAGGGCTAAGGTTAAATGTATTTCCTTATGTTCATATACCCCAGGCTGGGACCCTCCAAGCTAGTGCTGGAGAGCAGGTCCTCCAGACAGACATCACTGACCATGATGGACTAATAAGGCTGCCAGCCCTGGTAGACTGCCCCATTGACAGCCCCCTAAAGGTAAGAAAACGTCTTAtagttctgttgcaaaacgtctGGTTGTAACAGAGACCAGTTGGTTGCAATCTAGTAATATGACGTGTTGAAAACCAGTTTACAACGTGATAATAAAGCCATTAAGACACATGGACCacctactaaactcagcaaaaaaagaagcgtccctttttcaggaccatgtATTTTAATGATAATTCGTAAAAAAACAAATATcttcacatatcttcattgtgaagggttttaacactgtttcccatgcttgttcaatgaaccataaacatgttaagttttctgaaaataaacgcagttgacagtgagaggacgtttctttttttgctgagtttagttttgAACTAATAGTTTTGGAATTCAGATTTGAATATTGATTGTAATTCTAAGGTTATGGTTTATAGTTGGAAAAGTGGGCATAATAATGGAGGGCTTAAGTTATATGTATTTCCTTATGTTCCTATACCCCAGGCTAGGACCCTCCAAGCTAGTGCTGGAGAGCAAGTGCTCCAGACAGATGTCCATTCCGCTGGCCATGATGGACTAAGCCTGCCAGCCCTGGTAGACTGCCTCCAGGATAGCCCTCGAATGGCAGATGTCCATTCCGCTGGCCATGATGGACTAAGCCTGCCAGCCCTGGTAGACTGCCTCCAGGATAGCCCTCGAAAGGTAAGAAACATATTTtagttctgttgcaaaacgtctGGTTGTCACGGAGGCCAGTTGGTTGCAATCTAGTAATACGAAGGGTTGAAAACCAGTTTACAACGCAATAATAACGCCATTAAGACACATGGACCACCTACTAGTTAGAACTAATAGTATTGGAATTCAGATTTTAATTCTGATTCTAATTCTAAGGTTAACCCTTATGTGACATGTCACTCAGTACCATCATGCCTATGGTGAAAAATGTGGTTTCTATGGTGATATGATTTCCCCACTGTTGTTATTTGTCTCAGAACCTTGTGCCGAAGCCCCCGCAAGGCCCCAGGCCCAGCCGAGAGGCAAATATAGCAAAGGCAGAAAAGAAGGCCACAGAGGTTATCAAGGCTAGAAGGTCTAGGGAGGCTAAGTCAGGGGTGAAAAAATTAAGCCGCCAAGTAGTTGGTATGTTGGCACTGCCTCAAACTCTAACTCAAACAATCAGTTACCGTGAGTATTCATCTCCACTTCCAAAgtacatggatttattgataGAATTCTAAAACGATATATGGTGGAAGGATCCACTAATGTCTACGATCCTCTTTCTGTAGGTGTCCTGCCAGCTATCAAGAAGGGCACTAAAGTtaccctccagtcctccagctccccctccctctccgaTGACAACAAGGAGGCTCTAGGTTAGTTATTATGTTGTTTTTACCGTCTTTTGCACCCGCACAttccccttctttcttttctcttaTTGTCAGTAATGGTACTTTCATTTTCTCTCCTTTTTCTTTCTTATTTTTCTATACAGTGTTTGGAGACATGTTATGTGTGAAGAATTACTTTAAATCAAATGTCAAACTCATTCTATAGAAGGCCGGGTTTCTGCAGGGTATCACTCCacccttgattgatgaattaaggtcactaattagtaagaaaCTCCTCtaacctggttgtctaggtcttaattgaaaggaaaaaactaaaacccgcagacacttagccctccatggaatgagtttgacacccctgtattaaatacattttgatttgactaGGGGCCGTCTGCCAGGTCCTGACCACCAGGGTGGGAGACATCCTGAACAGTACCTGCAACGACGATTACAAGGCCAGGCTCATCATCCAGAAAGGTACACTTATAACCTGTTTTGCCCATATCACCAGTAATAACCATGTAATAACTTGTGTAATAACCAGTGTATTACCATTATAGTAAATGTACTAGATACTGCATAGTGTTATACATGGATGTGGCTTTGAACCAGTTCAGAATATGAGTGTGTTTTCTTAGGATTGGATTCCGGTGCCAGAGAAAGGTTCCCTGGCTCTCCGTGTTCCTCTTCACCCAAGGACGAAGAGGAGGTGGTTGTAAGTGTCATGACTGTCTCATACCCTAAACCCTCCACCTCAACCCAGGCAGCATGGGCAGCTCCTGCCCAGACTCTGGACGGTTTTCTGCCCAGACCCTGCCTGGATGAAGAAGAGGTAGTCCCCAGCACCTCCATGAAGGACAACACTGTGCCGAACACCCATGCAGCACGGGCAGCTCCTTCCCAGACCCTGGAAGAAGAGGTGGGGGAGGCTGAGGTCTCCGAGATGAGTGACAGCTCCCTGATGCCTACCAAGAACAGGCAGGACCCCCTGGAGAAGATTCCCTCCCTCCTACCAGGCAAGGAGCACATCCTCCTTTGCAGCACTCCCTGGGCCACCGTCATGAGCCCCCAGACTCTGAAGTTTATTCTCCACGGCATCATGTGCCGACTGGAGGCCTCAGAGTCCCCCCAGACAAGGAGGGCTAATGACCCCTTCAGGCTGATGAAGGATCTCTTTGTGGAGGTCCAGCATGCCCTGAAGTATGCTGACATCTCTGTCGTCTTTGGCCTGGAGGAGAGCATCCAATTCAGTGGGGAGGATGCGGTGAAGGCCATCGTGAAGACTGCGGCTAAAAGATTGTCCCTGCGTTCGGACTCCAACCGGGCTCAACTGCGTGCCGCACGCTCTGGTAGCGAGGGAGCCATCAGGTGCATGGCGGACACCATCACACAAGTCATAGATGACTATTCCGAGGACTGGAGTTTCGACGGCCATTTTGGAGCCAGGAGGAGCCGTGGTAGTGGGAGGTCACACTCCTCAACCTCCTCAAGGAGTGACGTCACCCTCACCGAGGAGCTCCTAGCTTGGAGGGAAACTCTAGAAGAGGACCTAGAGGAGATGGCTGATGACAGCACTGGTTTGGAAAAGACCAGTGTAAGCTCAGCCATCTCTGAGAAGTCCCAGGTAATTAGCTACCTTTCTGAAAGCACCAAGACCATCAGCAGCGCCCTCTCCACAGACCTCGAGGACATCACCTCCACACAGGTGAGACGGCAAAGAACTAGTAGATCGTTTTGTTATTTGGGCTGTTTGATTGTGAGGCATCGACtcatgtctgtttctctctctactaagaagaaagagaaggaagaggcTATGAAGAAAGAAGTGAGAAAGTCAAGAAAGAAGAAGCGAGGAAATAACAagaaccagaagaagaacaaggtGTCTCCTCTTGGCAATGATAGTAAGTCCTCATTTCTGTCAGTCAACATGTGCATCTGTCTTCAGCACACTATTGTAACGTAAGGACGGGAGACTATGATGAAGTTATCAGGGTCTTATTCATTAGCCACTAAATGGAAGACCgcggactaaaacagggaggaaCTTTCTTGAACTTGCCAATAACaaatgcttgtttttgttttccgttTCAAAATATTTTGCTACTGTgtaccctaatgaacacgaccctgattTCATGCCTTGTTCTCTGTCACCTGTTCAGGTACTGTGGCTGCAGATGAGCCTAAGAAAAAACAGGCTCTCCTCCCGCGGATCACAGCCGCCCTGGCAAaactattttgcttcccctgcaaaaaaaaaaaatgcaaaagtAACTGTTCAGAAGACGAGTTTGGGAAAACCCTGCTGCCACCTCCCCCAACCCACTTTCTAAATAAACTCTCAAAGCCaacagaagagggagggagacaaccCCCCCTACTCACAACTCATTTTATTACACCACATTTAATTCAATAAACACAACTTGCATCTATTTTGATCTTCTTCTTCTTGAGTTTTTGTTTTACAGACCCACCTGCATGCTATAGATTCTTAAGGTCAATTTGCTGTCTACTTCAGTATCATTGTTATGAGTATGTTCACTGTGCCAGTCATTATAGCAGTACAGGCTATAATAATGCCCTAACCTAATTGCAATTGACATAATAAGAGTTACATTTGAATAATAATTCCctcattttacatttttttttagaggGAATAAATCTCTAAAGCACAATAGagtgccgtccctaggaggggtgcgtcacttgagtgggttgagtcactgatgtgatcttcctgtctgggttggcacccccccttgggttgtgccgtggcggagatctttgtgggctatactcggccttgtctcaggttggtaagttggtggttgaagatatccctctagtggtgtgggggctgtgctttggcaaagtgggtggggttatatccttcctgtttggccctgtccgggggtatcatcggatggggccacagtgtctcctgacccctcctgtctcagcctccagtatttatgctgtagtagtttatgtgtcggggggctagggtcagtttgttatatctggagtacttctcctgtcttatccggtgtcctgtgtgaatttaagtatgctctctctaattctctctttctttctctctctcggaggacctgagccctaggaccatgcctcaggactacctggcatgatcactccttgctgtccccagtccacctggccgtgctgctgctccagtttcaactgttctgcctgcggctatggaatcctgacctgttcaccggacgtgctacctgtcccagacttattatttgaccatgcttgtcatttatgaacatttgaacatcttggccatgttctgttataatcttcatCAGAGGTTACTCGGCGACAGCGGTGCTGATACTGCTTCATTTCTCTCTTGTCGAATTAATACAGTGGTCTTCATTTGCATATTTCCGGAAAGCGAATAAGCCCCTCAATGGAAAGGGAAGGCAACCGAAAAAGAAAATAGCCGAAATAGGTTACCAAACCCTGTTatttttctgtagcctacagttTTACCCACAGAAATAAGAGGACACCTTGTAGCCTCTTTGCTTGCGCGGCCTCCATTGCATATATCGTTATACAATCGTTGCAATGTTTTAAATAGCCTTCTTCTATCACATTGCACTGCAAGACATAGGATTGAACTGACATTTGAATTGGTGACATATACTGGAGCATCATCTGCAGCGCGAGAGCCTGTTGTACAGGTAGCAGCCATAGGCATTAGCATATTGGCCTGAAATCGTGCTAAGTGCCATCACACAAACCGAAACAGGCAAAAGCCTACTAATTACATCCTCAGCCAGTTCTTTGTAGCCTATACAACGCAGGTTATTTGTCCTTCAGATGTATTATTTTTTGCTAGTGAAGGCATGCTACAGCCGTTAGAATATTGTAGTCAGAAATGGGTGTCCCTTGGGTTGGCTTTACTCCAAAAGATGAGAGCGAAAGATCTCAAACATTTTATTATGGAAGAGGTATTATGGCTGACTATAAAAAAAAGTGAAGTATTCTGCCCCAAGCATCTGCTTTCAGTCTTTTTGGGGACTACTTTTCAAGGAATAAATTACCTTGCATTTCAGGCTAATTATTGTTAATATTATAAACgctagaacagaacagactagaGACATGTACCACCAAGTGAAAACGCTGGGTAGATTTCACCAGCACAGGGTGTGTTGAGTGAGAAATCAAGTAATTTATTTTAACCTTATCTAGGAAATGCACTCACCATACAGAGAGTGAAACACTAAGTCTCTAGAAAACAATTGTCTGATCTTCACACATCCTCATGACCTTGTTTTGAAATTAAACACTATACcagattaccacacacacacgg
This sequence is a window from Oncorhynchus mykiss isolate Arlee chromosome 13, USDA_OmykA_1.1, whole genome shotgun sequence. Protein-coding genes within it:
- the LOC110485840 gene encoding uncharacterized protein LOC110485840, which translates into the protein MVEGSTNVYDPLSVGVLPAIKKGTKVTLQSSSSPSLSDDNKEALGAVCQVLTTRVGDILNSTCNDDYKARLIIQKGLDSGARERFPGSPCSSSPKDEEEVVVSVMTVSYPKPSTSTQAAWAAPAQTLDGFLPRPCLDEEEVVPSTSMKDNTVPNTHAARAAPSQTLEEEVGEAEVSEMSDSSLMPTKNRQDPLEKIPSLLPGKEHILLCSTPWATVMSPQTLKFILHGIMCRLEASESPQTRRANDPFRLMKDLFVEVQHALKYADISVVFGLEESIQFSGEDAVKAIVKTAAKRLSLRSDSNRAQLRAARSGSEGAIRCMADTITQVIDDYSEDWSFDGHFGARRSRGSGRSHSSTSSRSDVTLTEELLAWRETLEEDLEEMADDSTGLEKTSVSSAISEKSQVISYLSESTKTISSALSTDLEDITSTQASTHVCFSLY